The following coding sequences lie in one Streptomyces venezuelae genomic window:
- a CDS encoding DMT family transporter produces MNVLLSTAFVLTWSSGFIGAKLGAGSASAVTVLMWRFLPLAVVLGLVALVLSRAAWRGLTARDVGRQAAVGALSQSGYLLTVYLAIQLGVSSGTTALIDGTQPLVAGALAGPLLGQYVSRTQWTGLGLGVTGVVIVTAADFSQGGATPAWAYLVPFLGMLSLVAATFLDRRAPRAVAPSVAMTVHCATSAVVFTGLAVVSGAATPPAEGSFWGAIAWLVALSTFGGYGLYWLILRRSGVTQVNTLMFLMAPVTALWGALMFGEPFGPQTVAGLAVGLAAVVVVRRGGRGAARSGGAAAAAATADTNAAATIRKARISGGSAAPAPRVRTGR; encoded by the coding sequence ATGAACGTCCTGCTGTCGACCGCCTTCGTGCTGACCTGGAGCTCGGGGTTCATCGGCGCCAAACTGGGCGCGGGCAGCGCGTCCGCCGTGACGGTGCTGATGTGGCGCTTCCTGCCGCTGGCAGTGGTGCTGGGGCTGGTCGCCCTGGTGCTGTCCCGGGCGGCGTGGCGCGGCCTGACGGCGCGTGATGTCGGACGGCAGGCGGCCGTCGGCGCGCTGTCGCAGAGCGGCTACCTCCTCACCGTGTACCTGGCGATCCAGCTCGGCGTCTCCAGCGGCACGACCGCCCTGATCGACGGCACCCAGCCACTGGTCGCGGGCGCCCTGGCCGGGCCGCTGCTCGGTCAGTACGTCTCGCGCACGCAGTGGACCGGTCTCGGCCTCGGCGTGACCGGGGTCGTCATCGTCACCGCCGCCGACTTCTCCCAGGGCGGCGCCACGCCCGCCTGGGCGTATCTCGTGCCGTTCCTCGGCATGCTCTCGCTGGTGGCGGCGACGTTCCTCGACCGGCGTGCGCCGCGCGCGGTGGCCCCTTCGGTGGCGATGACCGTCCACTGCGCCACCAGCGCCGTCGTCTTCACGGGTCTCGCGGTGGTGTCCGGTGCCGCGACGCCGCCGGCCGAGGGGTCGTTCTGGGGCGCGATCGCGTGGCTGGTCGCACTCTCCACGTTCGGCGGGTACGGCCTGTACTGGCTGATTCTGCGGCGCTCCGGGGTCACGCAGGTCAACACGCTGATGTTCCTCATGGCGCCCGTGACCGCGCTGTGGGGTGCGCTGATGTTCGGTGAGCCCTTCGGGCCGCAGACCGTGGCGGGGCTCGCGGTCGGGCTCGCGGCGGTGGTGGTCGTACGTCGAGGAGGACGGGGAGCGGCCCGGTCCGGCGGTGCGGCCGCCGCGGCGGCGACGGCTGACACCAACGCTGCCGCCACCATCCGGAAGGCGCGGATCAGCGGGGGGTCAGCAGCGCCTGCACCGCGGGTGCGTACCGGGCGGTGA
- a CDS encoding isochorismatase family protein, whose amino-acid sequence MTATLLDRTTALVLVDLQKGITALPTAPPAQHIVERSAALARAFREHGLPVVLVRVTGGAPGRTEGPARSGDVPADWADLVPELGRTDTDIVVTKQQWGAFYGTDLDLQLRRRGVTQVVLAGIATSIGVESTARAAHEHGYHVTVAVDAVTDMDADAHRNSVEKIFPRLGETDTAEAIVALVGRG is encoded by the coding sequence ATGACCGCCACCCTCCTCGACCGCACCACCGCCCTCGTGCTCGTCGACCTCCAGAAGGGCATCACCGCGCTGCCCACCGCCCCTCCCGCGCAGCACATCGTCGAACGGTCCGCCGCGCTCGCCCGCGCCTTCCGCGAGCACGGGCTGCCGGTCGTCCTCGTGCGGGTGACGGGAGGTGCCCCCGGCCGCACCGAGGGACCCGCGCGCAGCGGTGACGTGCCCGCGGACTGGGCGGACCTCGTGCCCGAGTTGGGACGCACGGACACGGACATCGTCGTCACCAAGCAGCAGTGGGGCGCCTTCTACGGCACCGACCTCGACCTGCAGCTGCGCCGCAGGGGCGTCACCCAGGTCGTGCTCGCCGGCATCGCGACGAGCATCGGCGTGGAGTCGACGGCCCGCGCGGCGCACGAGCACGGCTACCACGTGACCGTGGCCGTCGACGCCGTCACCGACATGGACGCCGACGCCCACCGCAACAGCGTGGAGAAGATTTTCCCGAGGCTCGGCGAGACGGACACGGCGGAAGCGATCGTCGCGCTGGTCGGCCGCGGCTGA
- a CDS encoding Gfo/Idh/MocA family protein has protein sequence MNRLRFGLVGTGPWASATHAPALSRHPGVDLSGIWGRRPEAAAALAAEHGTRAYADVDELFAACDAVAFAVPPDVQAPLAARAAAAGCHLLLDKPVATTAAGARDLAAAAERAGIASVVFFTLRFTTASAAWLAEQSATGGWFTGRADWYGSFYAPDGSAAFSSPWRASRGGLWDVGPHALSMLLPVLGDVTAVTAAEGPKDTVHLILRHESGASSTATLTLTAPPKCEGLAVELRGESGTVALPPWEGAGDAFGAAVDALVESAATGTAHPCDVRFGLRVSEILARAEEHITAT, from the coding sequence ATGAACCGACTCCGCTTCGGCCTGGTGGGCACCGGCCCCTGGGCCTCCGCCACGCACGCCCCCGCGCTGTCCCGCCACCCCGGTGTGGACCTCAGCGGCATCTGGGGCCGCCGCCCCGAGGCCGCGGCCGCGCTCGCCGCCGAGCACGGGACGAGGGCGTACGCGGACGTGGACGAGCTGTTCGCCGCGTGTGACGCCGTGGCGTTCGCGGTGCCGCCGGACGTGCAGGCGCCGCTCGCCGCGCGGGCCGCGGCGGCGGGCTGCCACCTGCTCCTCGACAAGCCGGTGGCCACGACGGCGGCCGGGGCGCGGGACCTCGCGGCGGCGGCCGAGCGCGCGGGCATCGCCTCCGTGGTCTTCTTCACACTGCGCTTCACCACCGCCTCGGCGGCCTGGCTGGCCGAACAGAGCGCCACGGGCGGCTGGTTCACCGGCCGCGCCGACTGGTACGGCTCGTTCTACGCGCCGGACGGCAGCGCCGCCTTCTCGTCACCCTGGCGCGCGAGCCGGGGCGGCCTGTGGGACGTGGGCCCGCACGCCCTGTCGATGCTGCTGCCCGTGCTCGGCGACGTGACGGCCGTGACGGCGGCCGAGGGCCCCAAGGACACGGTCCACCTGATCCTGCGGCACGAGAGCGGCGCGTCCAGCACGGCGACGCTGACCCTGACGGCGCCGCCCAAGTGCGAGGGCCTCGCGGTGGAGCTGCGCGGGGAGAGCGGCACGGTGGCGCTTCCGCCGTGGGAAGGCGCGGGCGACGCGTTCGGGGCGGCGGTGGACGCGCTCGTCGAGTCCGCCGCGACGGGCACGGCCCATCCGTGCGACGTACGGTTCGGGCTGCGGGTCTCGGAGATCCTGGCGCGGGCGGAGGAGCACATCACGGCCACCTGA
- a CDS encoding GNAT family N-acetyltransferase, with protein sequence MDHAAVLAAYDRQLRHDTTGEGGDTRVERTGGVVRVTGSAHDWNGVLWTDIDASTADAVIAEQVRHFTDAGREFEWKQHSYDRPADLGERLLAAGFEAEPTETVMVAEAAALPAGPELPDGIRLVPVTDAAGVRLMSEAHLAAFGEGDAALSEHLARRVLAQLTETPDDIVAVVAMAGDRPVCGARMEFRPGTDFAGLWGGGTDPRWRGKGIYRATVDYRARIAVERGYRYLQVDASDDSRPILDRLGFTTLCTTTPYVYRP encoded by the coding sequence ATGGATCACGCAGCGGTACTGGCCGCGTACGACCGTCAGCTCCGGCACGACACCACGGGTGAGGGCGGTGACACCCGGGTCGAGCGGACCGGGGGCGTCGTGCGCGTCACCGGCTCCGCGCACGACTGGAACGGTGTCCTGTGGACCGACATCGACGCGTCGACGGCGGACGCCGTGATCGCGGAGCAGGTGCGTCATTTCACCGACGCGGGGCGCGAGTTCGAGTGGAAGCAGCACTCGTACGACCGTCCCGCCGACCTGGGCGAGCGGCTCCTCGCGGCCGGGTTCGAGGCCGAGCCGACGGAGACCGTGATGGTCGCCGAGGCCGCCGCCCTGCCCGCGGGCCCCGAACTGCCCGACGGCATCCGGCTGGTCCCGGTGACGGACGCGGCGGGCGTGCGCCTCATGTCCGAGGCGCATCTGGCCGCCTTCGGCGAGGGCGACGCGGCGCTGAGCGAACACCTGGCCCGGCGTGTGCTCGCGCAGCTCACCGAGACACCGGACGACATCGTCGCGGTCGTCGCGATGGCCGGCGACCGGCCGGTGTGCGGCGCCCGCATGGAGTTCCGTCCCGGCACCGACTTCGCCGGGCTGTGGGGCGGCGGCACCGACCCGCGTTGGCGCGGCAAGGGCATCTACCGCGCGACGGTCGACTACCGCGCCCGCATCGCCGTCGAGCGCGGCTACCGCTATCTGCAGGTCGACGCCTCCGACGACAGCCGCCCGATCCTGGACCGGCTCGGCTTCACGACGCTCTGCACGACCACGCCGTACGTGTACCGGCCGTAG
- a CDS encoding MarR family winged helix-turn-helix transcriptional regulator, with the protein MSGPPGEPTPEQVAADLTHVVGRLVRKLRGASPMNGLSPSQRSVLARLDRGGPTTTAELARAEFVRPQSMRMTVSALESMELIERAPDPNDGRQSVLSLTDEGRRTLTDGRAAKRGWLSEAVSEELDPAERRQLADAVALLERLVQR; encoded by the coding sequence ATGAGCGGACCCCCTGGAGAGCCCACCCCGGAGCAAGTCGCCGCCGACCTCACGCACGTCGTCGGGCGTCTCGTACGGAAGTTGCGCGGCGCGTCGCCCATGAACGGGCTCAGCCCCTCGCAGCGTTCCGTCCTCGCCCGTCTCGACCGGGGCGGCCCCACCACCACCGCGGAGCTCGCGCGAGCCGAGTTCGTGCGGCCGCAGTCGATGCGGATGACCGTGAGCGCCCTGGAGTCCATGGAGCTCATCGAGCGGGCGCCCGACCCGAACGACGGGCGGCAGTCCGTCCTCTCCCTGACCGACGAGGGCCGCCGTACCCTCACCGACGGCCGTGCCGCCAAGCGCGGCTGGCTCTCGGAGGCCGTCTCCGAGGAGCTCGACCCGGCCGAGCGGCGCCAACTCGCCGACGCCGTCGCGCTGTTGGAGCGACTGGTGCAGAGGTGA
- a CDS encoding type III polyketide synthase has translation MTAHVLRPRTVLGDHKVTTAEIADDVSAHHADHPRLRALLRVIGNCGVRTRHFTRPLDSPTVSGTADVGERARVAFSDALDMAERACTRALDDAGLTARDIDAIVTTHTTSWAVPNLDIHLVTRLGLRPDLRRVALTSVACPGGTQALTRAADLLAAHPGSKVLVVASEVLSSIYHHSDTTIESMIYKALFGDAASATVVTDTPLGPGLAVEDTYEYVLPDSLERQRGRIAEDGIHFDSTKQVLAAVTDVTPPLLEWLGPRRPDFAVIHPGSPRIIADTAAALGLDEHAVRHSTDTLSHEGNLGGVSILRVLERTHADPPDDGAHGAAIAFGPGFTTAALRCRWRS, from the coding sequence GTGACTGCTCACGTTCTGCGACCACGGACCGTCCTCGGCGACCACAAGGTCACCACCGCCGAGATAGCCGACGACGTGAGCGCGCACCACGCCGACCACCCGCGCCTGCGCGCCCTGCTCCGCGTCATCGGCAACTGCGGCGTCCGTACGCGCCACTTCACGCGCCCGCTCGACTCCCCCACCGTGTCCGGCACGGCCGACGTCGGGGAGCGCGCCCGGGTCGCCTTCTCCGACGCGCTCGACATGGCCGAACGGGCCTGCACCAGGGCACTGGACGACGCCGGCCTCACCGCGCGCGACATCGACGCCATCGTCACCACGCACACCACGAGCTGGGCCGTCCCCAACCTGGACATCCACCTCGTCACACGGCTCGGCCTCCGCCCCGACCTGCGCCGCGTCGCCCTCACCTCCGTGGCCTGCCCCGGCGGCACCCAGGCCCTGACCCGCGCCGCCGACCTCCTCGCCGCACACCCGGGCAGCAAGGTCCTCGTCGTCGCCTCCGAGGTGCTGTCCAGCATCTACCACCACAGCGACACCACCATCGAGTCGATGATCTACAAAGCGCTGTTCGGCGACGCGGCCTCCGCGACCGTCGTCACCGACACCCCGCTGGGTCCCGGACTCGCCGTCGAGGACACCTACGAGTACGTCCTCCCCGACAGCCTCGAACGCCAGCGCGGCAGGATCGCCGAGGACGGCATCCACTTCGACTCGACCAAGCAGGTCCTGGCCGCCGTCACCGACGTGACGCCGCCCCTCCTGGAGTGGCTCGGCCCCCGGCGGCCCGACTTCGCCGTCATCCACCCCGGCAGCCCGCGCATCATCGCCGACACGGCGGCCGCGCTGGGCCTGGACGAGCACGCCGTACGGCACTCCACGGACACCCTCAGCCACGAAGGCAACCTCGGCGGCGTGAGCATCCTGCGCGTCCTGGAACGCACCCACGCCGACCCTCCGGACGACGGTGCGCACGGCGCGGCCATCGCCTTCGGCCCCGGCTTCACCACGGCGGCCCTGCGCTGCCGCTGGCGCTCGTGA
- a CDS encoding MFS transporter translates to MNGTSIARAKRRPARERPGFGARLTAPLLLGSLLNPLNTTMISTGLVAIGHDFGVGASDTAWLVSVLYLASAVAQPVLGKLADSLGPRRVFLGGLVLVVASGLVGALAPGFGWLLVSRALLGIGTSAAYPAAMAVLRDESTRLGTPTPRTVLGRLSFAALGSAAIGPTLGGLLVATAGWRAVFAVNVPVAVIAYATALRWIPKEAPRDRATAGRTGKTGTLDPLGIVLFTGALSCLVVFLLDLRHPMWPLLAPVVVLSALLTGWQLRHPHPFIDLRMLGTNHALARTYLRHGLSYLVVYCVMYGFTQWLEEERGYSSLHTGLVMLPMSLAALACSLIGARTKGIRAPLTVAAVLLAAGSALLLFTTGSTPLAVLLLAGACFGIPQGLMGTGNQAAVQQFAPAEAIGSAAGLQRTAQYIGAITASGLIGLAYGQRADDGGLHLMAAVGAVLALALVVLTATDRALRRRPAG, encoded by the coding sequence GTGAACGGCACCTCCATCGCGCGGGCGAAGCGGCGCCCGGCGCGCGAGCGCCCCGGCTTCGGAGCGCGACTGACCGCGCCCCTGCTCCTCGGCTCCCTGCTCAACCCCCTCAACACGACCATGATCTCCACCGGCCTGGTGGCGATCGGCCACGACTTCGGCGTCGGCGCCTCCGACACCGCTTGGCTCGTCTCCGTGCTCTACCTCGCCAGCGCCGTCGCCCAGCCCGTGCTCGGCAAGCTCGCCGACAGCCTCGGACCGCGCCGCGTCTTCCTCGGCGGACTCGTCCTCGTCGTCGCCTCGGGCCTCGTCGGAGCGCTCGCCCCGGGATTCGGCTGGCTGCTCGTCTCCCGGGCGCTCCTCGGCATCGGCACGTCAGCCGCGTACCCCGCCGCGATGGCCGTCCTGCGCGACGAATCGACCCGGCTCGGCACCCCCACCCCGCGCACCGTCCTCGGCCGGCTCTCCTTCGCGGCGCTCGGCAGCGCGGCGATCGGACCGACCCTCGGCGGTCTCCTCGTCGCGACCGCGGGCTGGCGCGCCGTCTTCGCCGTCAACGTGCCGGTCGCGGTCATCGCGTACGCCACCGCCCTGCGATGGATACCCAAGGAGGCGCCGCGCGACAGGGCGACGGCAGGCCGGACAGGGAAGACGGGGACGCTCGATCCGCTGGGGATCGTGCTCTTCACGGGCGCGCTGAGCTGCCTCGTCGTGTTCCTGCTCGACCTGCGCCACCCCATGTGGCCCCTGCTCGCCCCGGTCGTCGTGCTCTCCGCCCTGCTCACGGGGTGGCAGCTGCGCCACCCGCACCCCTTCATCGACCTGCGCATGCTCGGCACGAACCATGCCCTCGCCCGCACCTATCTGCGGCACGGGCTGAGCTACCTCGTCGTGTACTGCGTGATGTACGGCTTCACCCAATGGCTGGAGGAGGAGCGCGGCTACTCCTCGCTGCACACCGGACTCGTCATGCTGCCGATGTCCCTCGCCGCGCTGGCCTGTTCCCTGATCGGGGCGCGCACGAAGGGAATTCGGGCGCCTCTCACCGTTGCCGCCGTGCTCCTCGCGGCGGGCAGCGCTCTGTTGCTCTTCACCACGGGCTCCACGCCGCTCGCCGTCCTGCTCCTGGCCGGCGCCTGTTTCGGCATCCCGCAGGGGCTCATGGGCACCGGCAACCAGGCGGCCGTGCAGCAGTTCGCGCCCGCGGAGGCCATCGGGTCGGCCGCCGGACTCCAGCGCACCGCGCAGTACATCGGCGCCATCACGGCCTCGGGCCTGATCGGCCTCGCTTACGGTCAGCGCGCCGACGACGGAGGCCTGCACCTCATGGCCGCCGTCGGCGCGGTCCTGGCCCTGGCCCTCGTCGTCCTGACCGCCACGGACCGCGCGCTGCGCCGCCGCCCGGCCGGATAG
- a CDS encoding ArsR/SmtB family transcription factor has translation MGHGADARNHATPRERLDAVGATDVAATLQALATPSRLHILARLQEGPCAVGDLAEAVGMEASACSHQLRLLRNLGLVTGERRGRSIVYALYDGHVAELLEQALFHVEHLRLGLRDEPAAGR, from the coding sequence ATGGGTCACGGAGCCGACGCCAGGAACCACGCCACCCCCCGCGAGCGCCTCGACGCGGTGGGGGCCACTGACGTCGCCGCCACCCTGCAGGCCCTCGCGACCCCCTCGCGGCTGCACATCCTGGCCCGCCTCCAGGAAGGCCCCTGCGCGGTCGGCGACCTCGCCGAGGCCGTCGGCATGGAGGCCTCCGCCTGCTCCCACCAGCTCCGCCTGCTGCGCAACCTCGGTCTCGTCACCGGGGAGCGCCGGGGCCGCTCCATCGTCTACGCCCTCTATGACGGCCACGTCGCCGAGCTGCTCGAGCAGGCCCTCTTCCACGTCGAGCACCTGAGGCTCGGCCTGCGCGACGAACCCGCCGCCGGACGCTAG
- a CDS encoding MFS transporter yields the protein MAPDPAVGDGGGPRARLTVPVLAFGGILMAVTQTVVVPLLPDLPRLTGSSPGAVSWLVTATLLSGAVLTPVLGRAGDMYGKRRVLLLAFGLMAGGSVLCALTSDIRLLIAARALQGASASVVPLSISILRDELPPRRTASAVALMSSTVGIGAALGLPLAALIVQYADWHAMFWATAALSTAGLLLARWAVRESPVRSPGRFDTWGALGLAAGLVCLLLAVSQGGQWGWGSGPVLGLFAGAVVILTVWWRTQLRAKQPLVDLRLASGRRVALPHLAALLAGFAFYANSLVTAQLVQAPAESGYGLELSIVATGLCLLPNGVIMLALSPVSARVSTARGPRVTLALGGAVMALGYAVRVVDSRELWVIMLGAAIVSTGTTLAYSALPTLILRAVPVEQTASANGVNVLMRTIGQSVSSAAVAAVLVRHTASAGGVEFPTLGGYRLAFTLAGTVALVACAVALAIPSDTAPAARNGRKTAGREGPAQETALEGS from the coding sequence ATGGCGCCGGATCCGGCAGTCGGCGACGGGGGAGGTCCGCGCGCCCGTCTCACGGTCCCCGTGCTCGCGTTCGGCGGCATCCTGATGGCCGTCACTCAGACCGTGGTCGTCCCCCTGCTCCCCGACCTGCCCCGCCTCACGGGCAGCTCGCCCGGCGCCGTGTCCTGGCTGGTCACCGCGACGCTGCTGTCCGGCGCGGTCCTCACCCCCGTGCTCGGCCGGGCCGGCGACATGTACGGCAAGCGCCGCGTCCTGCTGCTCGCCTTCGGCCTGATGGCCGGGGGCTCCGTGCTCTGCGCGCTCACGTCCGACATCCGGCTGCTGATCGCGGCACGCGCCCTGCAGGGCGCCTCCGCCTCGGTGGTGCCGCTGTCCATCAGCATCCTGCGCGACGAACTCCCGCCCCGGCGCACCGCTTCCGCCGTCGCCCTCATGAGCTCCACGGTCGGCATCGGCGCCGCGCTCGGATTGCCGCTGGCCGCGCTCATCGTGCAGTACGCGGACTGGCACGCCATGTTCTGGGCGACGGCCGCCCTGAGCACGGCCGGACTGCTGCTCGCCCGGTGGGCGGTGCGGGAGTCCCCGGTGCGTTCGCCGGGGCGGTTCGACACATGGGGCGCGCTCGGCCTGGCGGCCGGACTCGTCTGTCTGCTGCTCGCGGTGTCGCAGGGCGGTCAGTGGGGGTGGGGGAGCGGCCCCGTCCTCGGCCTGTTCGCGGGCGCGGTCGTGATCCTGACCGTGTGGTGGCGGACGCAGCTGCGCGCGAAGCAGCCGCTGGTGGACCTGCGCCTCGCGTCCGGACGGCGCGTCGCGCTGCCGCACCTGGCCGCGCTGCTCGCCGGATTCGCCTTCTACGCCAACTCGTTGGTGACCGCACAGCTCGTGCAGGCGCCCGCCGAGAGCGGCTACGGCCTGGAGCTGTCGATCGTGGCGACCGGCCTCTGCCTGCTGCCGAACGGCGTCATCATGCTGGCCCTCTCGCCGGTGTCGGCCCGTGTCTCGACGGCACGCGGCCCCCGGGTGACCCTCGCCCTCGGCGGCGCGGTCATGGCGCTCGGCTACGCCGTACGCGTCGTGGACAGCAGGGAGTTGTGGGTGATCATGCTGGGCGCCGCGATCGTCTCGACCGGGACGACCCTCGCGTACTCGGCGCTGCCCACGCTGATCCTGCGGGCCGTGCCGGTCGAGCAGACCGCGTCCGCGAACGGCGTGAACGTCCTGATGCGGACGATCGGGCAGAGCGTGTCGAGTGCGGCGGTCGCCGCGGTGCTCGTCCGGCACACCGCGTCCGCCGGAGGCGTCGAGTTCCCCACGCTCGGCGGCTACCGGCTCGCCTTCACCCTGGCCGGTACGGTGGCGCTCGTCGCCTGCGCCGTCGCCCTGGCCATACCCTCGGACACGGCCCCGGCCGCGCGGAACGGCCGCAAGACCGCGGGGCGCGAGGGGCCCGCACAGGAGACCGCTCTGGAAGGAAGCTGA
- a CDS encoding TetR family transcriptional regulator yields the protein MAEVRTEVDVRVDGRAAASHHAPPAGRRDSEASKAAIIRAARHLLARHAHGDITLKAVADRAGVSAPLILKYFGNKDALFSQVMSFEADADTFLDAPVDDLARHMVLHLLTGQAERGADPILRIVFAPLHGEQGDILRDNFRVQVAQRLTERLSGPDAGLRAELAVGMLLGLGVMYGIARGAHLRATEIAEITARYAPAVQALLTPR from the coding sequence ATGGCGGAGGTTCGCACGGAGGTGGACGTACGCGTGGACGGGCGCGCGGCCGCGTCGCACCACGCCCCGCCCGCCGGACGCAGGGACTCCGAGGCGAGCAAGGCGGCCATCATCCGCGCCGCCCGTCACCTGCTCGCCCGGCACGCGCACGGGGACATCACCCTCAAGGCCGTGGCGGACCGGGCCGGAGTCAGCGCCCCGCTGATCCTGAAGTACTTCGGCAACAAGGACGCCCTGTTCTCCCAGGTCATGTCGTTCGAGGCCGACGCGGACACGTTCCTCGACGCCCCCGTCGACGACCTCGCCCGCCACATGGTCCTGCACCTGCTCACCGGCCAGGCCGAGCGGGGCGCCGACCCCATCCTGCGCATCGTCTTCGCCCCGCTCCACGGCGAGCAGGGCGACATCCTGCGGGACAACTTCCGCGTGCAGGTGGCCCAGCGGCTGACCGAGCGCCTCTCGGGGCCGGACGCGGGGCTGCGGGCCGAGCTCGCCGTCGGCATGCTGCTCGGGCTCGGCGTGATGTACGGCATCGCCCGCGGCGCGCACCTGCGCGCCACGGAGATCGCCGAGATCACCGCCCGGTACGCACCCGCGGTGCAGGCGCTGCTGACCCCCCGCTGA
- a CDS encoding helix-turn-helix domain-containing protein, translated as MNKTALRALLRERRALIAPESHGFARPTGQGRRAPGLSQHQVDQLLHRTFGTYHRLESGNYPNPPTSLLRDVARLFGLNEQEWVSLCRYALLQDPPGPLHLSSGKEVPGVWQEAVDGIGHMAYVTDASWEMLAYNSAFAAMFPGGKVPGNTLRWMLLDPHGRETLMDWHNAWAPMVLPQLRAALATRPDDDILRRIEKEILADPETADLYAAGNSHPHPDGDERPLMHAQEGPGWVTMCAAQPLTAPGSRLMILVFHRGSQRVHSRAPNLRSD; from the coding sequence ATGAACAAGACGGCGCTCCGCGCTCTGCTCCGCGAACGACGCGCCCTCATAGCCCCCGAATCGCACGGCTTCGCCCGCCCGACAGGCCAGGGACGGCGCGCGCCCGGCCTGTCGCAGCACCAGGTCGACCAACTGCTCCACCGCACGTTCGGGACGTACCACCGCCTCGAGTCCGGCAATTACCCCAACCCGCCGACCTCCCTGCTCCGCGACGTGGCCCGCCTGTTCGGTCTCAACGAACAGGAGTGGGTGTCCCTCTGCCGCTACGCACTGCTCCAGGACCCGCCGGGGCCGCTCCACCTCTCCTCCGGCAAGGAGGTCCCCGGCGTCTGGCAGGAGGCGGTCGACGGGATCGGGCACATGGCCTACGTGACCGACGCCTCCTGGGAGATGCTCGCGTACAACAGCGCCTTCGCCGCGATGTTCCCGGGCGGCAAGGTCCCCGGCAACACCCTGCGCTGGATGCTCCTGGACCCGCACGGCCGCGAGACCCTGATGGACTGGCACAACGCGTGGGCCCCGATGGTTCTCCCCCAGCTGCGCGCCGCGCTCGCCACCCGGCCCGACGACGACATCCTGCGGCGGATCGAGAAGGAGATCCTGGCCGACCCCGAGACGGCCGACCTCTACGCCGCCGGCAACTCCCACCCCCACCCCGACGGTGACGAGCGCCCCCTGATGCACGCCCAGGAGGGCCCCGGCTGGGTCACCATGTGTGCGGCGCAGCCCCTGACGGCGCCCGGCTCCCGGCTGATGATCCTCGTGTTCCACCGCGGCTCGCAGCGCGTCCACTCGCGCGCGCCCAATCTGCGCTCCGACTGA